The Shewanella japonica genome has a window encoding:
- a CDS encoding multidrug efflux RND transporter permease subunit, with protein MWLSDVSVKRPVVAIVLSLLLGVFGLVSLSKLSIREMPDVENPVVTVMTTYSGASATIMESQITTTIEDELTGISGVDEIESVTRNGMSRITVTFLLGWDLTEGVSDVRDAVARAQRRLPDEADDPVVSKDNGSGEPSIYVNLSSSTMDRTQLTDYSQRVLEDRFNLITGVSSISITGGLYKVMYVQLKPELMAGRNVSANDIVSALKTENVETPGGEVRNDTTVMTVRTARLYNHPEDFDYLVVRTADDGTPVYLKDVADVFIGAENENSTFKSDGVANLSLGIVAQSDANPLDVAKWVHQEVDRIQDFLPDGTALVVDYDSTIFISRSIDEVYNTLIITAVLVILVLYIFIGQVRATLIPAVTVPVSLIAAFIAANSFGFSINLLTLMALILAIGLVVDDAIVVVENIFHHIEKGEPPLLAAYKGAREVGFAVVATTAVLVMVFLPISFMEGMVGLLFTEFSVMLAMSVLFSSLIALTLTPVLGSKLLKANVKPNRFNLWVDGLFDALEIQYRRVVSKAVQFRMAAPLVIVACVAGSGWLLNQVPAQLAPQEDRGVIFAFIKGAEGTSYNRMSANMEIVEQRLLPMLGDGVIKSFSIQAPAFGGRAGDQTGFVIIQLEEWQDRNINAQQALGIVAKALEGIPDVMVRPMLPGFRGKSSEPVQFVLGGSDYEELFDWAQKLQQEADLSPILEGADLDYAETTPELLVSVDRERAAELGVSVTEVSDTLEIMLGGRSETTFIERGEEYDVYLQGDENSFNSVADLSQIYMRTSKGDLITLDTITRIDEVASAQKLSHLNKQKSISLKANLGEGYTLGEALDFLDAKAIEMLPSDITISYTGESKDFKENQSSVFIVFGLALLVAYLVLAAQFESFINPLVVMFTVPMGIFGGFLGLYFTGQGLNIYSQIGMIMLIGMVTKNGILIVEFANQLRDKGLSLEQAIIDASARRLRPILMTAFTTLIGAIPLILSTGAGSESRIAVGTVVFFGMAFATLVTLLVIPAMYRLISGATKSPGFVEQQLNLAIEQQKASASKS; from the coding sequence ATGTGGCTTTCTGATGTTTCAGTCAAGCGTCCTGTTGTCGCTATTGTACTCAGCTTATTATTGGGTGTATTTGGCCTAGTTTCACTGTCAAAACTGTCGATTCGAGAAATGCCGGATGTTGAAAATCCTGTAGTCACGGTAATGACCACCTATAGTGGCGCTTCAGCCACTATTATGGAAAGCCAAATTACCACCACGATTGAAGATGAGTTAACGGGTATTAGTGGTGTTGATGAAATTGAATCTGTCACTCGTAATGGTATGTCCCGCATTACTGTCACATTTTTACTTGGCTGGGATTTAACAGAAGGCGTGAGTGATGTGCGTGATGCTGTAGCGAGAGCTCAGCGCCGCCTTCCAGATGAAGCTGACGATCCTGTAGTATCTAAAGACAATGGCTCAGGCGAGCCGTCTATTTATGTCAACCTGAGTTCATCAACGATGGACCGAACTCAGCTCACCGATTACTCCCAACGAGTATTAGAAGATCGTTTTAACTTGATCACAGGAGTCAGCTCAATTTCCATCACGGGCGGACTTTACAAAGTCATGTATGTTCAATTAAAACCTGAACTCATGGCAGGACGTAATGTGTCGGCCAACGACATCGTATCAGCACTAAAGACTGAAAACGTTGAAACGCCAGGCGGCGAAGTTCGTAACGACACTACGGTCATGACGGTTCGTACAGCAAGACTCTATAACCACCCAGAGGACTTTGACTACTTAGTCGTTCGTACTGCCGACGATGGCACACCTGTTTACCTAAAAGATGTCGCGGATGTATTTATCGGTGCAGAGAACGAGAACTCAACCTTTAAAAGTGATGGCGTTGCTAACCTTTCTTTAGGCATTGTAGCCCAATCTGATGCGAACCCATTAGATGTCGCGAAATGGGTTCATCAAGAAGTCGATAGAATCCAAGACTTCTTACCTGATGGTACGGCGCTCGTGGTCGATTATGACTCTACCATTTTCATTTCTCGCTCAATCGATGAGGTCTATAACACCTTAATTATCACTGCAGTATTAGTGATATTGGTGCTGTATATTTTTATCGGCCAAGTCCGTGCGACGTTAATTCCTGCGGTGACTGTGCCTGTATCGTTAATTGCGGCATTTATTGCGGCTAACTCATTCGGTTTTTCAATTAACCTTCTCACATTGATGGCGCTGATCCTAGCCATCGGACTGGTTGTTGATGACGCTATTGTGGTCGTTGAAAATATTTTCCATCACATTGAAAAAGGTGAACCTCCTTTACTTGCTGCCTACAAAGGAGCTCGCGAGGTTGGCTTTGCAGTTGTCGCCACTACTGCAGTATTAGTTATGGTGTTTTTACCCATTTCATTTATGGAAGGCATGGTTGGATTACTGTTTACTGAGTTCTCGGTAATGCTTGCAATGTCGGTGTTATTTTCATCGCTTATTGCATTAACGCTTACCCCCGTACTCGGTAGTAAATTGCTAAAAGCCAATGTAAAACCTAACCGTTTTAACTTATGGGTAGACGGGTTATTTGATGCACTAGAAATACAATACCGCCGTGTCGTGAGTAAAGCTGTGCAATTCCGTATGGCTGCACCATTGGTTATTGTTGCGTGCGTGGCTGGTAGTGGCTGGTTGTTAAATCAAGTACCTGCTCAATTAGCTCCTCAGGAAGACCGAGGCGTTATTTTTGCCTTCATTAAAGGCGCCGAAGGCACTAGCTACAATCGCATGTCTGCCAATATGGAAATCGTAGAGCAGCGACTATTACCTATGCTAGGTGATGGCGTTATAAAATCATTTAGTATTCAAGCACCGGCATTTGGCGGCCGAGCTGGCGATCAGACTGGTTTTGTTATTATTCAGCTGGAAGAATGGCAAGACAGGAATATTAATGCACAGCAAGCGTTAGGGATAGTCGCAAAAGCACTAGAAGGCATCCCTGATGTCATGGTACGCCCAATGTTGCCAGGCTTTAGAGGTAAATCAAGTGAGCCAGTACAGTTTGTATTAGGTGGCTCCGATTATGAAGAGCTGTTTGATTGGGCGCAAAAACTACAACAAGAAGCGGATTTAAGCCCGATATTAGAAGGGGCTGATCTTGATTATGCTGAAACAACCCCAGAACTATTAGTTAGTGTCGATCGTGAGCGTGCAGCAGAACTTGGCGTGAGTGTCACTGAAGTTTCAGACACCTTAGAAATCATGCTTGGCGGTCGCAGCGAAACCACCTTTATTGAGCGTGGCGAAGAGTATGATGTGTACCTACAAGGCGATGAAAACAGCTTTAACAGTGTCGCCGATTTAAGTCAGATATATATGCGCACTTCAAAGGGCGACCTTATCACCTTAGATACCATCACCCGAATTGATGAAGTGGCTTCAGCGCAAAAACTTAGCCATTTGAATAAACAAAAGTCCATCAGCTTAAAAGCCAATTTAGGCGAAGGATATACCTTAGGTGAAGCATTAGATTTTCTCGATGCGAAAGCCATTGAAATGCTGCCAAGCGATATCACCATTTCATATACAGGTGAGTCAAAAGATTTTAAGGAAAACCAAAGCAGCGTTTTCATCGTGTTTGGTCTTGCGTTATTAGTCGCATACTTAGTACTTGCGGCTCAGTTTGAAAGCTTTATCAATCCGTTGGTCGTTATGTTTACTGTACCCATGGGCATATTCGGCGGATTCCTTGGGCTGTATTTCACTGGCCAAGGGCTCAACATTTATAGCCAAATTGGCATGATCATGTTAATTGGTATGGTCACCAAAAACGGCATTTTAATTGTTGAGTTTGCTAATCAGTTGCGTGATAAAGGACTCTCTCTCGAACAAGCAATTATCGATGCCTCAGCCAGACGTTTAAGACCGATTCTCATGACGGCCTTCACCACTTTAATTGGAGCAATCCCATTAATATTATCGACAGGGGCAGGTTCAGAAAGTCGCATCGCTGTCGGTACGGTAGTGTTCTTTGGGATGGCATTTGCTACTCTAGTGACACTCTTAGTCATCCCAGCTATGTATCGACTCATATCAGGGGCAACAAAGTCGCCAGGCTTTGTGGAGCAGCAACTTAATTTGGCTATTGAGCAACAAAAAGCAAGCGCCAGCAAATCATAG
- a CDS encoding NYN domain-containing protein — translation MEKVAVFVDVQNIYYTCKQAFGRSFNYRALFQNLNYTTQIEYAIAYAIAPADDGQVKFQDALKHIGFEVKLKPYIQRSDGSAKGDWDVGITIDVLDYAEQVDKVILLSGDGDFDLLMAKVAQKFNCKTEVISVTELTAKSLLDVISHHTPIDNQLLI, via the coding sequence ATGGAAAAAGTTGCCGTATTTGTTGATGTGCAGAACATCTATTACACATGTAAACAAGCCTTTGGGCGTTCATTTAACTATCGAGCCTTATTCCAAAACCTCAATTATACAACTCAAATTGAATATGCCATTGCCTATGCCATCGCTCCGGCGGACGATGGCCAAGTTAAGTTTCAAGATGCACTTAAACATATTGGTTTTGAAGTTAAACTCAAACCTTATATTCAAAGAAGTGATGGCAGCGCCAAAGGTGACTGGGATGTCGGCATTACCATCGATGTTTTAGACTATGCCGAGCAAGTAGATAAAGTCATTTTGCTTTCTGGTGACGGTGACTTCGACTTACTGATGGCAAAAGTAGCGCAAAAATTTAACTGTAAAACCGAAGTCATTAGTGTGACAGAGTTAACCGCTAAATCTTTATTAGATGTGATTTCCCATCATACCCCTATCGATAACCAGCTTTTAATTTAG
- a CDS encoding EAL domain-containing protein — MSDGLPSSSITTLYQQRDGFIWFGTDTGASRYDGVNFTNFQFSESDKTHISNNYITKIHEDRSGNIWIATEDGLNQLTQDNEIIIHNMISTQSSLGSSWIIEIYEQENGLLWFGTGSGLTQYNPQNKQFTAYSLFDENQAYETSVSGVFSDHNGTIWAVTDYGLATLNTQSNQLEIVKFEGELAKQLDPVIFYGAKKAKNGEIWLGSYRNGLFKLNLETRSINNIHFNKDNPSNQQLPSNHIQSFTFKDDNTLWVTHGKGASRITLDTMSFSHLTHEAFNPNSMPSDYVPIVMVDQSGGVWFGTGNGASLYSNFKQGTRLYRPKPISSELSGNMVYWFDFDKDNNTWISTTKGIDKLRLNKDLISLQPISELTPSMIYSATIDDANTMWISQADGLTVYDIDTERLRHFSNAKDNPHGLPESEFYLALPDNHGNAWITGYLDVGLILFNPDKGILKQLLHHNDNSYAAGGNFTFDKQLLHNGELWLATTNAIYRVNPQTYEVKHLPLGSEAQNIRTVKIYQDENNTVWVASQGLGLVKIEVSDFWSDDLQLEYITKEDGLASNTLKGVTGDGQGHLWITTQSKFAKMHIETQKITKFPSAINHKDSSFSDAAIAFQKDELYIGTNNGAFKIDTRAIKSNQFSPQVHITSALIANEEYIHLNSNHSIDALTLDYEQNMVQFSFAALDFNAPQKNQYRYKLHGFDERWIYSQNISTATYTNLHAGDYRFVVQGSNSDGIWSPLIAELSFTIKKPWWYFAIISLVLVCALLTFLFLLTRYQKVTELKNRANFDTLTGLSNRFRFNTVLEATVNQKHQHAAVAFIDLDYFKEVNDSMGHDIGDELIIQVSKRLSSNLKSDDLLARLGGDEFAIILRNPGELSQLVNIIERLRLAINTGYQIQEHWIKSSASIGVACYPEDGLDAKTLLKHADTAMYAAKQAGRNSAYFFNEALSVALQEKISIKQQLQHALTNDEFELYYQPKICLKTGNIRSFEALLRWFHPEKGLIPPDKFIPEAESNGQIIEIGYWVIKQACITANQWHQEGLLKGSVSVNISPVQLSQPDISEKIEAILVETGFPAEKLELEITESLLIENVETAKKVLNQLHDLKIRLSLDDFGKGYSSLNYLTRFPLNTLKIDKGFIDSFLDNEAAKAVLKNIINLGNDLKMQIIAEGIETEMQLIKLIQYQCHTGQGYIFSPAVNTQSAYKMLTGEMVLLPKFMQNKVG; from the coding sequence ATTAGTGATGGCCTACCGTCCTCTAGCATTACCACGTTGTATCAACAACGGGATGGATTTATTTGGTTTGGTACCGATACTGGAGCCAGTCGCTATGATGGGGTTAACTTTACCAATTTTCAGTTCTCTGAATCTGACAAGACCCACATATCCAACAACTACATCACCAAAATCCATGAAGATCGCAGTGGCAATATTTGGATAGCTACCGAAGATGGCTTAAACCAGTTAACCCAAGACAATGAAATCATCATTCATAATATGATTTCCACCCAGTCCAGCTTAGGTTCGAGTTGGATTATAGAAATTTATGAACAAGAAAATGGCTTGCTATGGTTTGGCACTGGCTCAGGACTAACCCAATATAACCCGCAAAACAAACAGTTCACTGCCTACTCATTATTTGATGAAAATCAAGCATACGAAACCTCAGTCAGCGGAGTTTTTAGCGATCACAATGGTACTATTTGGGCCGTCACTGACTACGGCTTAGCCACACTCAACACACAATCGAATCAACTCGAAATAGTGAAGTTTGAAGGTGAACTTGCAAAGCAACTAGACCCGGTCATTTTCTATGGCGCCAAAAAAGCCAAGAATGGCGAAATATGGCTCGGTAGCTATCGAAATGGATTATTCAAACTCAACTTAGAAACTCGCAGCATCAACAATATCCATTTCAACAAGGATAACCCGAGTAATCAGCAGCTCCCATCCAATCACATTCAAAGCTTCACCTTTAAAGACGACAACACCCTATGGGTAACACACGGTAAAGGTGCTAGCCGCATTACATTAGACACCATGAGCTTTTCACACCTGACTCATGAGGCATTTAACCCTAATTCGATGCCAAGTGATTATGTCCCGATTGTAATGGTTGATCAGTCTGGTGGGGTTTGGTTTGGTACCGGTAATGGCGCATCGCTGTATTCTAATTTTAAACAAGGAACACGTTTATACAGACCCAAACCGATTAGCTCTGAATTATCCGGAAATATGGTCTATTGGTTCGATTTTGATAAAGATAACAATACTTGGATAAGCACGACAAAAGGCATAGATAAACTAAGGTTAAATAAAGATTTAATCTCTTTGCAGCCTATTTCTGAGTTAACTCCTTCGATGATTTATAGTGCAACAATCGATGACGCCAACACCATGTGGATTTCCCAAGCAGATGGTTTGACAGTATATGATATTGATACAGAACGTTTACGCCACTTCAGTAATGCTAAAGATAACCCTCATGGTTTGCCTGAAAGCGAATTTTATTTAGCACTGCCTGATAATCATGGCAACGCATGGATCACAGGCTACCTTGATGTAGGGCTCATTTTATTTAACCCTGACAAAGGGATACTAAAGCAGCTACTGCATCACAATGATAATTCTTATGCCGCGGGTGGAAACTTCACCTTTGATAAGCAGCTTCTCCATAATGGCGAGCTATGGCTAGCGACAACCAATGCTATATACCGAGTCAATCCACAAACCTACGAAGTCAAACACCTTCCTTTAGGTAGTGAAGCGCAAAATATTCGTACCGTTAAAATATATCAAGATGAGAACAATACTGTTTGGGTCGCAAGCCAAGGTCTAGGCCTGGTCAAAATTGAAGTGAGTGACTTCTGGAGTGACGATTTACAACTTGAATATATTACTAAAGAAGATGGTTTAGCTTCGAATACTCTTAAAGGTGTCACAGGCGATGGTCAAGGGCATTTGTGGATCACGACACAATCTAAATTCGCCAAGATGCACATCGAAACTCAAAAAATCACTAAATTTCCTAGTGCTATCAATCACAAAGATAGCTCTTTTTCAGATGCTGCCATCGCATTTCAAAAAGATGAGTTGTATATAGGTACAAACAACGGTGCCTTTAAAATTGATACACGAGCAATTAAAAGTAACCAATTTTCCCCACAGGTTCATATAACATCGGCATTAATTGCCAATGAAGAATATATCCACTTAAACAGTAACCATAGTATTGATGCATTAACCCTAGACTATGAACAAAATATGGTGCAATTTTCATTCGCTGCACTGGATTTTAATGCGCCGCAAAAAAACCAATATCGATATAAACTGCATGGCTTTGATGAACGCTGGATATATTCGCAAAACATTTCCACAGCAACCTATACCAACCTTCATGCAGGTGATTATCGTTTTGTCGTGCAAGGCAGTAATAGCGATGGTATTTGGAGTCCGTTAATTGCAGAGCTTTCATTCACCATTAAAAAACCCTGGTGGTATTTTGCCATCATTAGTTTAGTACTTGTGTGTGCGTTATTGACCTTTTTATTTTTGTTAACCCGTTATCAAAAAGTCACAGAGTTGAAAAACCGAGCTAATTTCGACACGTTAACAGGCTTATCAAATCGATTCCGTTTTAATACTGTACTTGAAGCCACTGTGAATCAAAAACATCAGCATGCTGCGGTTGCTTTTATCGACCTTGATTACTTCAAGGAAGTCAATGACTCGATGGGACACGACATAGGTGATGAGCTGATTATTCAAGTGAGCAAACGCCTATCATCAAACCTCAAAAGTGATGACCTATTAGCCCGCTTAGGCGGTGATGAGTTTGCAATTATTCTTCGAAATCCGGGCGAGCTTTCACAGCTAGTGAATATCATTGAACGCCTAAGATTAGCAATTAACACAGGCTATCAAATACAGGAACATTGGATTAAGAGCTCTGCCAGTATTGGGGTTGCTTGCTACCCTGAAGATGGTCTGGATGCGAAGACGTTACTAAAACATGCCGATACCGCGATGTATGCTGCTAAACAAGCAGGACGTAATAGCGCCTACTTTTTTAATGAAGCACTGTCAGTCGCCTTACAAGAAAAAATTTCGATTAAACAGCAGCTTCAACATGCATTAACCAATGATGAGTTTGAGTTGTATTATCAGCCTAAAATTTGCCTTAAAACAGGTAATATCCGTTCATTTGAAGCATTGTTGCGCTGGTTCCACCCCGAAAAAGGTTTGATACCACCCGATAAGTTTATTCCAGAAGCTGAAAGTAATGGTCAAATCATTGAAATTGGTTATTGGGTTATTAAACAGGCTTGTATCACGGCAAATCAATGGCACCAAGAAGGCTTGCTCAAAGGGAGTGTGTCGGTCAATATCTCCCCTGTGCAGTTATCTCAGCCAGATATTAGCGAAAAAATCGAAGCCATATTAGTGGAAACCGGTTTCCCAGCAGAGAAACTGGAACTGGAAATTACCGAATCACTTCTGATTGAGAATGTTGAAACCGCTAAAAAGGTGCTAAACCAATTACATGATTTAAAAATCAGACTCAGTTTAGATGACTTTGGTAAGGGGTATTCATCCTTAAATTACCTCACCCGATTCCCATTAAATACCTTAAAAATCGACAAAGGTTTTATCGATAGCTTTTTAGATAATGAAGCCGCAAAAGCGGTCTTAAAAAACATTATTAATTTAGGTAATGACCTAAAAATGCAAATTATCGCAGAAGGGATTGAAACTGAAATGCAATTAATTAAACTCATTCAGTACCAGTGTCATACTGGTCAAGGTTACATTTTCAGCCCAGCGGTAAATACCCAAAGTGCTTATAAGATGCTAACAGGTGAAATGGTATTACTGCCTAAATTTATGCAAAACAAAGTTGGCTAA
- a CDS encoding acyl-CoA thioesterase gives MTQKTIEYSPTFHFPVQIYYEDTDFSGVVYHPNFLKYFERAREHVIGADVLNLLWQQQQLGFAVYRTDMLCHDGIEFADIVDVRTRYYFESKYRTVWQQEIWRPNAKKPAVTATIEMVCMNQQRQMAPMPLNLISQLQQQFNQS, from the coding sequence ATGACTCAGAAAACGATTGAATATAGCCCAACTTTTCACTTTCCTGTACAAATTTACTATGAAGATACAGACTTTTCAGGCGTGGTATATCACCCCAACTTTTTAAAGTATTTTGAACGAGCTAGAGAACATGTGATTGGCGCTGACGTACTGAACTTATTGTGGCAACAGCAACAGCTAGGCTTCGCTGTATATCGCACAGATATGCTGTGTCACGATGGGATTGAATTTGCTGATATCGTTGATGTTAGAACGCGTTATTACTTTGAAAGTAAGTACCGTACTGTTTGGCAACAAGAGATTTGGCGTCCTAATGCTAAAAAGCCTGCTGTGACAGCCACAATTGAGATGGTCTGCATGAATCAGCAACGTCAGATGGCCCCTATGCCACTCAACTTGATTAGCCAGTTACAGCAACAATTTAATCAGTCATAA
- a CDS encoding putative bifunctional diguanylate cyclase/phosphodiesterase → MLSIEIIIVLFIALILLLGIVLGGYFQQGKFIAELTQTLESNNATQSPLNFKHTPRAFKPLVRNLNLFQQNNPITLERDKLTGLSNRVGFKRKMFAKMPATEGMLVLVDIQQFRFVNDLFGFIFGDQLLKSFALRIKGLNNPPQFVSRMNGNEFLLFYPKAISVNELSNIKQHLQKPFDIEQTPISIKVQLGVLELHDHHADVSLMLRRLDLALKKAKLSRNDIAFYNQDDDKAQYRELTIINSLPKSLKQNQLHMVYQPKLDISSGKCSQVEALIRWEHDGLGIIPPTEFIPLAEHTGMIDLISKWALEQVLQQQVKWLQQGINIKVAVNLSTKDLENQHLPIDISNLLMQYKVPAENLMIEITESVLMLDLARTIETLKEIRELGVKIAIDDFGTGHSSLAYLRHLPIDEVKIDKAFLDDFNCDLQANKIVKTSIELAKSLGFDVTVEGVETKDVFDTLIEFGTDTIQGEYFSKPLVATDFELRYTQLIEQPFLFLPSSDNVKH, encoded by the coding sequence GTGTTAAGTATTGAAATTATAATTGTATTGTTTATCGCCCTTATTTTGTTATTGGGTATTGTATTAGGCGGTTACTTCCAACAAGGCAAATTCATCGCAGAGCTGACTCAAACCTTAGAGTCGAATAATGCAACCCAGTCCCCACTTAACTTTAAACATACTCCAAGAGCATTCAAACCTCTGGTTAGAAACCTCAATTTATTCCAGCAAAACAACCCTATAACGCTTGAGCGAGACAAGCTGACAGGGTTATCTAATCGAGTTGGATTCAAGCGTAAAATGTTTGCCAAGATGCCTGCGACTGAGGGGATGCTCGTGCTGGTGGACATTCAGCAGTTTCGCTTTGTAAATGATCTCTTTGGATTTATTTTTGGTGACCAGTTATTAAAATCTTTTGCATTACGAATTAAGGGGCTAAACAATCCGCCACAATTCGTTTCAAGAATGAACGGTAATGAGTTTTTACTTTTCTACCCTAAAGCTATTTCAGTCAACGAGTTATCTAATATAAAGCAGCATCTACAAAAGCCATTCGACATCGAGCAAACTCCAATCAGCATTAAAGTACAATTAGGGGTACTTGAGCTGCATGACCATCATGCGGATGTGAGTTTAATGCTACGTCGATTAGATTTAGCACTAAAAAAAGCCAAGCTCAGCCGAAACGATATCGCATTTTATAATCAAGATGATGACAAAGCTCAATATCGTGAATTGACAATCATTAATAGCTTGCCTAAAAGTCTGAAGCAAAACCAGCTCCATATGGTGTACCAACCTAAGTTGGATATCAGCTCGGGTAAGTGTTCACAAGTTGAAGCGTTAATTCGATGGGAGCATGATGGCTTAGGCATTATACCGCCTACAGAGTTTATTCCTTTAGCTGAACATACTGGCATGATTGACTTAATCAGTAAGTGGGCTCTTGAACAAGTGTTACAGCAGCAGGTTAAGTGGTTACAGCAAGGCATTAATATCAAAGTGGCAGTTAACTTATCCACTAAAGATCTTGAAAATCAGCATTTGCCAATTGATATCAGTAATTTGCTTATGCAGTACAAAGTGCCTGCTGAGAACTTAATGATTGAAATCACTGAAAGTGTGTTGATGTTAGATTTAGCACGGACCATCGAAACACTAAAAGAAATTCGTGAGTTAGGAGTTAAAATTGCCATTGATGATTTCGGTACAGGGCATTCATCTTTAGCTTACTTACGCCACCTCCCCATTGATGAAGTTAAAATTGATAAAGCCTTTTTGGACGACTTTAACTGCGATTTACAAGCTAATAAGATTGTGAAAACTAGCATCGAACTGGCTAAGAGCCTTGGTTTTGATGTTACGGTCGAAGGGGTTGAAACCAAAGATGTATTTGATACCTTAATTGAGTTCGGTACTGATACCATTCAAGGGGAGTATTTTAGTAAGCCTCTTGTCGCAACAGATTTTGAGCTACGATACACGCAACTCATTGAACAACCTTTCTTATTCCTACCAAGCTCAGATAACGTTAAACATTAA
- a CDS encoding HDOD domain-containing protein, with the protein MTTEHQLLVGLLKKLKDDALVLPTLPEVAMRVQEVVAQPDSSLKQVGDIIGQDAAISARIIKVANSALYSRGNKAENISAAVNRIGLIQIKAIVTSVALEQLFISTNEMVWEVMDEVWQTSIEVTASAGAMLAIYNKRHPSKKLDPETLTLAGLVHNIGALPVLSEAETKPDAFTSIEQLRGLVRKMQGPIGRAILKTWDFAPEVMEVVERWADLHYMPESVTYLDFIRSAAYYTGELRAGPELEQRLDIFATRGLPVTPEDLESDEFLDVYHSIKQSYQ; encoded by the coding sequence ATGACAACTGAACACCAATTATTGGTAGGGCTATTAAAGAAGCTAAAAGACGATGCTTTAGTGCTTCCGACACTGCCTGAAGTCGCCATGCGGGTGCAGGAAGTTGTTGCGCAACCAGACTCAAGTCTTAAACAAGTTGGCGACATTATTGGTCAAGATGCCGCAATTTCTGCGCGTATTATTAAGGTGGCAAACAGTGCTTTATATAGCCGAGGTAACAAAGCTGAAAATATCAGTGCTGCTGTCAATCGTATTGGACTAATACAAATAAAAGCGATTGTTACCTCTGTCGCATTAGAGCAATTATTTATCTCAACCAATGAGATGGTTTGGGAAGTGATGGATGAAGTGTGGCAAACCTCTATCGAGGTCACCGCATCAGCCGGTGCTATGTTGGCTATTTACAATAAACGTCACCCGAGTAAGAAATTAGACCCTGAAACATTAACATTGGCAGGCTTAGTCCATAATATTGGCGCTCTACCTGTGTTATCTGAGGCAGAAACAAAGCCTGATGCCTTTACAAGTATTGAACAGTTACGTGGTTTAGTCCGTAAAATGCAAGGGCCAATTGGTCGTGCTATTTTAAAGACTTGGGACTTTGCGCCTGAAGTGATGGAAGTGGTTGAACGCTGGGCTGATCTTCATTATATGCCTGAGTCGGTGACCTATTTAGACTTTATTCGCTCAGCAGCTTATTATACTGGCGAGTTAAGAGCAGGGCCTGAATTGGAACAACGTCTAGATATTTTTGCAACTCGCGGCTTACCTGTAACACCGGAAGATCTAGAGAGTGACGAGTTTTTAGATGTGTATCATTCTATTAAGCAAAGTTACCAATAA